A stretch of DNA from Ailuropoda melanoleuca isolate Jingjing chromosome X, ASM200744v2, whole genome shotgun sequence:
CAGGTGGGAAGGGGGATGAGGGGCATAAGTAGGAGTATGTGAATGAGGCAGGGAGCTGGACAGGAAGTGGTGATGGTGCGATTCTGGACCCAGGCTGGAGGgtcccagagaaataaaacatggcTGTTTCCACTGACCTGAgatctccctccctctgcccaccaatGGCGTAATTTTTCTGCTCCACAGCTCCGACCAGGTGCACAAGGCCTCTGCCCAGCTCCTTTGTGGCTTCTGCACCCAGCACATCCTTCTGTCTTCTTCTGCTTCCTGTGGCACCAGCAGCAGTAGTAGAAGTAGCAGCAGCTTGGGACTCCTCTACCTTCTCGTGTGCTCCTTCTGTCCCAACCCCACTGGCAGTGGCCAGGCCTGGCTCCTCTGAGACCTGGCCCTGCTCCCCAGTAGACTCCAGCTGTTGGAAAGAAGAGGGCAGGGTTGAAACCCAttctggggacagggcagggagacGGGGTGGGGATCAAGTAGAGATAATCTTACAACCTGGAAGAGCTTCCATTTCAGGAAGTCCCGTTCCTTCTGCATCTCTGCCAGGTTTGCTTGCGTCTGCCGCAGCCGGAAGGCTGCCTCCTTGCGCTCCGCCTCCTGGTGCGCTGTGAGCTTCTTTAGGTCTAAGGCCAAGGACTGTGCAGCGGACTTATGCAGTTTGGCGAAGTCCTGCAGCCACTGTACCCTGTGCCCGTGTAACTGGCTCTGCCTGCGGGCGAAACGCACGCCCAGGGCCAGGCTGCTCCAGGCACAGGCATCTTTGGCCTCGCTGGGCACTGTGCTGTCTTCCAGGATGGCCCTGAGTTTGCTCTCTACCTCCTCCCAGGACAGGGATATATTCTCGAGGTAGAACTCAGGCCCTTTCATATGTCCAGCCATCTTCTCATTGATAAAGGCTACCACATTGCTGTGCTGGAACCCACCACTGGGGTCGTCAGGTTTCAAGGACATGACGACTGAGCACCTTAGGGGTTTGGTTGTCCCTGTGGGGTGAATCAACCAGTTGTTCACTCTGCGGGGGCCCCTccgcccccttcccccatctcccgGGGGGCCCCCACGCCACCCTTCCCCCATCTCCCGGGgggccccccgccccccttccctctgcccccccgctTACCTcccggccccccaccccagccgaAACACGCCAACCCTAGTCTCCTCCCATCTGCTTGCCCTGCTCCCTCACCCCTCAGACCCTCTTAAAGACCCCCTGACTGGCCTGCCCTACCTTAGTACATctcccaccaaacctcacctctAAAGCTACGGCCAGATAGGGTGCCGGCTAACCGCGCCTACCGACTAAGCCCAAAGAGAAAGCGCAACTTTCCCTCCAAGGACTCCGGGGGATAAAGGAAGTCTGGGGGCCAACCCTCGAGGTTTTTACTCTAGGACTGTACCAACTTCCAGagacagtgggggtgggagggaattTGTGAGGAAGGT
This window harbors:
- the TEX13B gene encoding testis-expressed protein 13B — protein: MSLKPDDPSGGFQHSNVVAFINEKMAGHMKGPEFYLENISLSWEEVESKLRAILEDSTVPSEAKDACAWSSLALGVRFARRQSQLHGHRVQWLQDFAKLHKSAAQSLALDLKKLTAHQEAERKEAAFRLRQTQANLAEMQKERDFLKWKLFQLESTGEQGQVSEEPGLATASGVGTEGAHEKVEESQAAATSTTAAGATGSRRRQKDVLGAEATKELGRGLVHLVGAVEQKNYAIGGQREGDLRSVETAMFYFSGTLQPGSRIAPSPLPVQLPASFTYSYLCPSSPFPPAPTPSPPAATFIAEAPSQPSPDRRPSDISSRSDVGSQGTDPQESQRDRRDSEPHQQRRPPIFRRPGDWDCPWCRAVNFSRREICFRCGRGIWLQSPQ